A window of the Nitrospiraceae bacterium genome harbors these coding sequences:
- a CDS encoding efflux RND transporter periplasmic adaptor subunit, whose amino-acid sequence MRRVGLIVGVIAIGLAIAGYVFFNGERKPPIRYRTAGVEQGTIVSLVTATGTINPITTVQVGSQVSGMIESLQADFNSKVKANQVIARIDPFPYQAKRDQAAASLANTKAALDKARIDLAQRKRELDRAKALVGQQFVSQNELDVALTAFEGATAQLKVTEAAVKQAEALLQSAELDLKYTVIRSPVDGVVISRQVEVGQRISASFAIPTLFLIAEDVNKMQVDTNVSEADIGGITDGKPASFTVDAYPGEVFQGRVRQVRNAPINVQNVVTYDVVVEVDNPNFRLKPGMTANVAIVVAQKDHVMKVPNAALRFIPPRTARVEAAPADSNHSTGEGKVAGRKTGGAEPGGREAAIWKRNDQDELERIPVAMGISDGAFTEIVSTAVKEGEQVVVGIDMPRSDRKGGDLPPGFGAGQQRGTRRDRGI is encoded by the coding sequence ATGCGTCGTGTCGGGCTCATTGTCGGGGTGATCGCGATCGGATTGGCGATTGCCGGTTACGTGTTCTTCAACGGGGAACGCAAGCCGCCGATCCGCTACCGGACAGCCGGTGTCGAGCAGGGCACGATCGTCTCGTTGGTGACAGCGACCGGTACGATCAATCCCATCACGACCGTCCAAGTCGGCAGCCAGGTCTCGGGCATGATCGAAAGCCTGCAGGCCGATTTCAACTCCAAGGTCAAAGCCAACCAAGTCATTGCGCGGATCGATCCCTTTCCCTATCAGGCCAAACGTGATCAGGCTGCCGCCAGTCTGGCCAATACCAAAGCGGCGTTGGACAAGGCCCGCATCGACCTCGCCCAACGGAAGCGCGAATTGGACCGGGCCAAGGCGCTGGTCGGCCAGCAGTTCGTCTCGCAGAACGAGCTGGATGTCGCGCTGACGGCTTTTGAAGGGGCCACGGCGCAGTTGAAGGTGACGGAGGCAGCGGTTAAACAGGCCGAAGCTCTGCTGCAGTCGGCCGAACTCGATCTCAAGTACACGGTGATCCGTTCTCCGGTCGACGGCGTAGTCATTTCACGTCAGGTGGAGGTCGGTCAACGGATCTCGGCCAGCTTTGCCATCCCGACGCTGTTCCTCATCGCCGAAGACGTCAACAAAATGCAAGTCGACACGAACGTCAGCGAAGCGGATATCGGCGGGATTACCGACGGCAAGCCGGCTTCGTTCACGGTAGATGCTTACCCGGGCGAAGTCTTTCAGGGGCGGGTTCGGCAAGTGCGCAATGCTCCGATCAACGTGCAAAACGTGGTCACCTATGACGTGGTGGTGGAGGTCGACAATCCCAACTTTCGCTTGAAGCCCGGCATGACGGCCAACGTAGCGATTGTGGTGGCCCAGAAAGATCATGTGATGAAGGTCCCCAATGCCGCGCTCCGCTTTATCCCCCCGAGGACGGCTCGAGTCGAGGCGGCGCCGGCTGATTCAAACCATTCGACCGGCGAGGGTAAAGTCGCCGGGCGGAAGACCGGTGGGGCCGAGCCGGGCGGCCGAGAGGCGGCGATCTGGAAACGAAACGATCAGGACGAGCTGGAACGTATTCCCGTGGCAATGGGCATTTCCGACGGGGCCTTCACGGAAATCGTGTCGACGGCCGTGAAGGAAGGCGAACAAGTCGTCGTGGGGATCGACATGCCGAGAAGTGACCGAAAGGGCGGCGATCTTCCTCCAGGATTCGGCGCGGGGCAGCAGCGAGGGACTCGCAGGGATCGAGGGATCTAG
- a CDS encoding ABC transporter ATP-binding protein translates to MGSLIRCEDLWKVYRVGDVEVQALRGVNLTIDRGEFVAIMGTSGSGKSTLMNILGCLDQPTRGRYELDGLDIGAAKPDVLAEIRNRQIGFVFQSFNLIPRTSALENAQLPLFYRGLSLKEQRQQAAAALERVGLAGREHHYPTQLSGGQQQRVAIARALVAAPAILFADEPTGNLDTESSREIMGILDRLNREDGITIILVTHEPDIAGYASREIVIKDGQIVQDIKRVPRQLTVTE, encoded by the coding sequence ATGGGCTCATTGATCCGCTGTGAAGACCTCTGGAAGGTCTACCGTGTGGGCGACGTGGAGGTCCAGGCGCTTCGAGGCGTGAATCTCACGATCGATCGCGGGGAGTTCGTGGCGATCATGGGCACATCGGGATCAGGCAAATCCACGCTGATGAACATCCTGGGTTGTCTCGACCAGCCCACGCGCGGGCGGTACGAACTGGATGGATTGGACATCGGCGCTGCGAAGCCGGACGTCTTGGCGGAAATTCGCAACCGGCAAATCGGCTTCGTCTTTCAGAGCTTCAACCTGATCCCACGTACCAGTGCGTTGGAGAACGCGCAACTCCCGCTCTTCTACCGAGGGTTGTCGCTCAAGGAACAACGGCAGCAGGCGGCTGCCGCCTTGGAGCGCGTCGGATTGGCCGGGCGCGAGCACCATTACCCTACGCAACTCTCCGGCGGCCAGCAGCAGAGGGTGGCGATCGCCAGAGCCCTGGTGGCTGCTCCGGCGATTCTCTTCGCCGACGAGCCCACCGGCAATCTGGATACCGAATCGAGCCGCGAGATCATGGGGATTCTCGACCGGTTGAACCGCGAGGATGGCATTACGATCATTCTGGTGACTCACGAGCCGGATATTGCAGGCTATGCATCCAGAGAGATCGTCATCAAGGACGGACAGATCGTGCAGGACATCAAACGCGTTCCCCGCCAGCTCACCGTCACCGAGTAA
- a CDS encoding ABC transporter permease, which yields MSAFVFLTVMTAFRVLSRNRLRAGLTMLGIVIGVGAVIAMVSIGQGARAAVQAQVASMGTNVIIIMPGTTTVSGVRGSQGGAVTLTTADGLDLKKRIPLLTDTGWAKRDVMQIVNGNRNWNGPVNGVSASYFTIRDWSFSGGGPFTLADAESGARVALIGQTTLENLFDPGEEPVGATIRIKNVPFQIIGVLAPKGQSAQGTDQDDIIFIPFSTAERKVFGSQFLGSVGALFASTERTADLPEAVEQIREALRARHRLQEEQADDFTIRTQVDIGRVQESTSETLTVMLFAIASVSLLVGGIGIMNILLVSVTERTKEIGVRMAVGAKRIHILMQFLIEAVTLSLVGGVIGVVLGVLGARLTTIVAGWPTIISVDSIVTAFCFSLAVGLFFGLYPANKAARLKPIEALRYE from the coding sequence ATGTCGGCTTTCGTGTTTCTTACCGTGATGACGGCATTTCGAGTGCTCAGTCGCAATCGACTGCGGGCGGGCCTCACCATGCTCGGCATCGTCATCGGCGTGGGGGCCGTCATTGCCATGGTGAGCATCGGGCAAGGGGCGCGGGCTGCGGTCCAGGCGCAGGTCGCGAGCATGGGGACGAATGTGATCATCATCATGCCGGGTACCACGACCGTGAGCGGCGTCCGTGGCAGCCAGGGCGGCGCCGTCACCCTGACGACCGCCGACGGTCTCGACCTCAAAAAGCGTATTCCTCTGCTGACGGATACGGGCTGGGCCAAACGCGACGTGATGCAGATCGTCAACGGCAACCGCAATTGGAACGGGCCGGTCAACGGCGTCTCGGCGAGCTATTTTACGATTCGTGATTGGTCATTCAGCGGCGGCGGCCCGTTTACCCTGGCCGATGCGGAGAGCGGCGCGCGAGTGGCCTTGATCGGGCAGACGACCCTGGAGAATCTGTTCGATCCTGGGGAAGAACCGGTCGGGGCCACGATTCGGATCAAGAACGTGCCCTTTCAGATCATCGGCGTCTTGGCGCCAAAAGGTCAATCCGCCCAAGGCACCGACCAGGACGACATCATTTTCATTCCGTTCAGTACCGCCGAGCGCAAGGTCTTCGGCAGTCAGTTTCTGGGATCAGTCGGAGCCCTGTTCGCCTCCACCGAACGGACCGCGGATTTGCCCGAAGCCGTGGAACAGATTCGCGAGGCGCTACGGGCTCGGCATCGACTGCAGGAGGAGCAGGCGGATGACTTCACGATCCGAACTCAAGTGGACATCGGCCGAGTGCAGGAGAGCACGAGCGAGACGTTGACGGTGATGCTGTTCGCCATCGCGTCGGTCTCGCTGCTCGTCGGAGGCATCGGGATCATGAATATCCTGTTGGTCTCCGTGACCGAGCGCACGAAGGAGATCGGTGTCCGCATGGCGGTCGGCGCCAAACGCATTCACATTCTGATGCAGTTCTTGATCGAGGCGGTCACGCTGAGCCTGGTCGGCGGCGTGATCGGCGTGGTCCTCGGCGTCCTCGGTGCCCGCCTGACCACGATTGTGGCCGGCTGGCCGACCATCATTTCCGTGGACTCGATTGTCACCGCATTCTGCTTTTCCCTCGCCGTGGGGCTGTTCTTCGGGCTCTATCCCGCCAACAAGGCCGCTCGCCTGAAACCCATCGAAGCCCTCCGATACGAATAG